A window of Bactrocera dorsalis isolate Fly_Bdor chromosome 4, ASM2337382v1, whole genome shotgun sequence genomic DNA:
TAAGAGCAAGtaggcacacacatacacacatcgtCATATGCTGAACGAaagtttatttttcatattaataattcaCTTTTGatgcacataaatatatcaGCAACTTAACCGCATAGCATCGCATCGCATGCCGTTGACAGCAGCAAGCTTCGCATTGCATTGGGTTTGACTTGAGGTTAAAACTGCAAGCCTGCTGCCTGCTCTCCCTCCTGGGTGTGGGTGAGCGTTGTGACAGCCACAGCTTTATGCTGCTCTCGCTGTGAGCCGGCAAGCCGGGTAAGTTTTAACAtgttgctgctgccgccgctgccTCTGCTGCCTGACGACCTGTCAGCCAATTCCACGTTAAGTCGGCGctacaactgcaacaacaaggACAACAGCAAATTTTTGCTGTTGCCGACAATGAAAGTGAAGTTGACATTGAGGTTGCAACATGCTGAAGTCATTGTATTTGCCGTTGTTGACTGGATTTAAGCTTGTTGTCgctgttaaaaattatgttgatATTTACATTAATGATGACAATCATTCTTCTGCTGATTTTGACATTTTGCATGCTGTCACTTACTCGCCGCTTGTTGCCGCTTTCATTGCCCAACTTTTATGCCACTGACTTTATTTGAGACATTTATGACGAAACTGTTAGTGACGCACAGTTAAAAATACAGATACTGCAGCTTGTAGTTGTTGGAATTTTAATATTGCAATTTAGTGATGTCTTGGTTAACAggtttgcttattttttgttcataagtCAATATATACTAGGCTTCGTTTGAAGTACATACTCCCTGTTGCAGAATCGGCAATTTACGCAAGAAGCTAGGCCCGTTTTGTGTAAACCCAGATGAGGTGCACATGGTTCGGTTCGCTAGGctattcagccgttctctacactcctgcaccagtAGCCATTTGATCTCTTTTGACCGCCCCATACGTGATTATCAGTCGCacgatcatggtgtacaaccacctaaTAATCGTTGGCTACCTCCAGGATTTTCTAGGTAGCCGATTGCACAACATTAGTGCTTTTTTCGCTTTGACTAAGGTCAAGtcaacatgctgcttccaccgcagaTGGAATTCACGTGAGACCAAGAAGAGCAGTCATCTCTATCTCTCTGACCCCTAGCGAATTCTTAACAGACACTGCGGCCTTACATATCAATACGTCTAGTGAACGGTAGGTGGAGGACCCAGATGCTTACTTCTCGACTCTTATCGAGAGAATAAGTAAAGTCAAAAATTTACCTCAactttactatttatttattggcACGAGGGCTTTCTATTGCATTACTCCATCGTTCATCTAATATACTCAAATTGAACTTTccctaaattaaatattattttttaccaaaGAACAATTTGACGAATAACATTGTTATCACCCTAAGAggtaaacttttttgaatatattgcacaatattggtttcttcaatattttcttatataaattgCATAATTATATCGTAAATCATTAGCGGATGTCTAAATCTCTATCAGATCTCACAATAAATTGCTAGAAATTTTCCGGCTTCCGGTttcaaaatgataaatttagcaTACATTTCAGCGCGTAATATTAGTGATTattattcaatgctttaaaGCAATCAGATAcagatatattatttaaataatatataagaaaaaggtattatttttatattaaatattatatataataggTTTCTAAGTAATCATAACAAAACACTgtctaggttaggttaggataAATGGCTGATACCTCAGCGTGACGCAGAAATCGCATTTAGAATGCTGTATTCAATTCTTTATGAAGCCATAACACTGTCTAAGGGGATTATCAATACCTAAGCTGTAACTATGTCCAACGAATTCTTAGTAACTTATACTGGGGATCAATTGTTTAGGATATGatcaccaaaaaataaatttaaatcaacTGAGAGGTATTAAGAACAAATTTAACGAAGAAGTGGATATGCCACATATAATACTACTTCTCTGCCACTCACAATCTACTTCGGACCCACATAGTGCATCCAGTCCATGGCACGTCTAACACTTGGTGCTCTTTTGGTCAGTAGTTCCAGTGCGAATTGAGTGAAAGCTATTGTCATAAGCATTGCATACAACATATACAGGccacgcaacatgttgctgctaATGGCCGGCAGGCGTTGTGAATTCGCGTTCATTACCTGGAACTGTTTCTTCACATGCTTCTCGCCAATATGTGACGTAATGCCAGCCGCACCCAGTCTCTTAATGCGGTCATCGAAGATCGAACGTAAGATAGAGTGCTTCTTGAAATACATAGATATCTGTACGTTATAGATCGGTTCATCGACATATGTCAAGTAGCTGGTGTTCCAATTTTGTCGGTTATGCCAGGCCAATGTGTCCAGCATGGAAGAAGTGACCAACCGTTCTGTGTCGCTCTGCTGCACAATGCTATACCGTTGCGTAACGTTAGATATAATTCGCGTCATATTTCTCGGATAGAACTCTGCATACTTATCGGTgacaaatatataattatgttcTTCCAGCCCGGCAATGGTACGCGGTATCGGTATACGTCTGGATATACGCAAACTATCGAACATTTTGGCTTGATAGGCATTGCGCAGCACCAGCGTAGCCAACAGCCAGGACATAAGCAATAAGCGAGCGCAATTTCGACGCGGTAAAATTTTTATAGGATTCCCCATCATTACAACAATCATGTTGGTTGAGTCACTGTGTTTGCGTTGCCCGACCAATTTCTCGCACACACCCGAACTGGTACAACTTATTACGAAACGAATGAAAATCATGCCGATAATGCAGCAAATACCAATCGCCTGCCAAACGCTCGGGCAGAAGGCCTGTGCCAATTGCTTGATGGGTCCAAAATGCAAGCCACTGCGCACAATAAAAACATACAGACTCTGATGGTACGAGATGGAGTAGCTGAAAACATGACGTAAGCCATCCGTACTACTCAAGCAGCCAATTGCCATGTCCGCCTTCCCGGCAGCTAACTGAAAGAAATTGAATCCAATGAGTTTTCCTAAAATGTACTGTGGAGCCAAAGCTCGCCTACCTCCGCAAAGCAGCCAGTCGAGTTGTTGTTTTCGCCGATTACACCGCGTCCCTTCGATATGGAAAAATTAACGCGAAAATTAAGTGCCTTAGCCAGATCCCTTAATAGATCACCTTCAATTCCGGCCACTAGGCGGATATTCTGCAAATCTTGCGGATCGCTGCGATTGCCATGGAATCCGAGTAAGGGATAGCCCAAATCCAAGCAAATGAACAACGGACAGCCGTGGAAATCACGCAAGTGCTGCGGAAAAAGGCGGTCGTGCTCCAAGCTACCATTAAAGTATGTATTGAAATGAACAATCTCAATGTTTTCGCCTTGATGGCAGTGAACTTCAGCGAACAGGTAGTAAGTGTAAAAACCAAACTTCCTTTTATCCAATTCGAGCATCACAACAACATTGTCCACATTGAAGCGCAAGCACTCCCTGAATATTGCTCTCATGTGATGCGCGGCGATCTCGCTCGATTTCGTCCTCAATGTTAGTATTATGAAGAAGTGGAACTGATGCTCATAACTGGTTTCCGGAATGTTAATACTCAGatttctacaacaaaaaaaaaatttatatacataagccTTTCATTGTAATACCCATGCAGGTGACTGTTACTTAAAGGCATGCATGGAGTCCACAATGAAAATGTTGTAGTCCCACAATCTGTCCTCGGGCAGTCCAAAAAACAGTTGCAGCGACATGGTGGGGTTGAAGCGCTTCAGAAAGTAGCGCAACAAACGCGTGTGCATATTTTGCAGTCCCGGAAAGCAGTGCTCGCAATTCTCCATGATGATGAGCGTGCTAGtcttcgagctgatgtagcgctcCACCATGTAGAGCGCCAGGTCGGCGTAGGGCTCGTGATCACGATTGGTTTCATCAACTAAGAAACGCATCCTCTCCTCGCCCTTCGGCTTGGCCATGCTTTCAGTCGCCAGTGTCAGCACAAAAATGAagaatataacttttttcaacatttcgcAAATATTCGTCGCGCGTCTTTAATTGTAACTGCCTTAATTTTGCTGAATATGCCTGCCATCTAGAACTGCACTGCGAACTAACTTCACGCTGCACTCCAATTTATAAGAGCTTTCAATTACCAGCGTgtaaattaattacttaatatCATTGCCGATAAGACGCCTTATTAATTCTCGACgattaatatttacatttccCTAGGCTATCGATTTGACCCTTCACGCTTGATTAATTTAATCAATACATTGTCTGTAAGTAAGTCATGGATATCGTGTAGGTGTGGAAGAAATGTACACTAGAAATTCGAATATAGCCCGTGGCAGCTGATACTGTTATATTATTACCTACATACCATAAGTCATTAGGCTTTATATAGTATAGACCGTCAAAAAGTTCTCAAAATGAGCCCGATGTTCGTTTGCCATAGTTGTTGTGTTAATGTggtaatgtatatatgtagtctatttatcaatttttttaaagaaaaaccaaGAGCTATCCCCGTTCCTTCGCGCCGAAATATAAAGCTCGTTTTTCGTTTAAAGAACGTTTTTCCATTACGGTGAGCTGGAAACGGAAGAAGGTGTTCTGTGATGAGCAAAGAAAAGATCGATTGAAATACTTTAGTGCGACTAACTGGTAGGAATATTGATCTCTTCACTTCATTATTCGGAACTTTCGGGAgcaaaaactaaactaaagtCCAACGAAGCTGCTAAGCGATAGAGAACTGTGGTCGTCAGATAAACCTTCATCGCAAAATGCTTATTGATTTAGACGTCAGTGTAGATAGCACAATTTCGGAGTTGTTCACAATTTCCTCCCCCTTTTTACTTAAGCTGACCAGGCGATTGGGAAATCGAGCTAATTATCAACAATTTACATTCTCCGGTCCCCTAACATTCCTTCTATGTGTTGCAGACCCGCGGATGTGGTAACCCTAGTGTtgcaactcacaactttaacATAAAGTGTGACATTTTTAATGTTATAAACAGAACTTTCTAGgatacgagcgctatttgtattgtttacagtaactaaaaatattcttcttgaccaaaaaaaatggaattaaatcgagaacattttcgcgcgattattttttacaaaactggagcgttttcatccattctgacgacatgacctatccagcgaagccgctgtcgtttaattcgctgaactatgtcaatgtcgtcgtatatctcatacagctcatcgttccatcgaatgcaatattcgtcgtagccaacgcacaaaggaccttacatcttccacagaacctttctctcagaAACTCGTAACATCGACGTCGTCATCGCCCATGCCTATAAgagaacgggaataatgagtgacttatagagtttggtttttgttagccgagagaggactttacttctcatttgcctactcagtccgaactAGCATTGTTATTAAGAGTTGGTCTGCGTAGcttttcaaggctgacattgttgttagtgttagTACTGATTCGAAGATagaagaaattatctacgacttcgatgttataactgtcaacagtgacgtgggaactaagtgcgacgactgtttttttgatgacatgaGATAATTCGTCTTGCGCTCGTTCACTTTTTCTTGAAATACTATAATGAAATATGGTAGTGTTGTAACGAGCAAAATACTTCATTGCTCACATGGTAAACGCCTGTTATTTGGTGACACACATCTGGT
This region includes:
- the LOC105225570 gene encoding uncharacterized protein LOC105225570 → MLKKVIFFIFVLTLATESMAKPKGEERMRFLVDETNRDHEPYADLALYMVERYISSKTSTLIIMENCEHCFPGLQNMHTRLLRYFLKRFNPTMSLQLFFGLPEDRLWDYNIFIVDSMHAFKNLSINIPETSYEHQFHFFIILTLRTKSSEIAAHHMRAIFRECLRFNVDNVVVMLELDKRKFGFYTYYLFAEVHCHQGENIEIVHFNTYFNGSLEHDRLFPQHLRDFHGCPLFICLDLGYPLLGFHGNRSDPQDLQNIRLVAGIEGDLLRDLAKALNFRVNFSISKGRGVIGENNNSTGCFAELAAGKADMAIGCLSSTDGLRHVFSYSISYHQSLYVFIVRSGLHFGPIKQLAQAFCPSVWQAIGICCIIGMIFIRFVISCTSSGVCEKLVGQRKHSDSTNMIVVMMGNPIKILPRRNCARLLLMSWLLATLVLRNAYQAKMFDSLRISRRIPIPRTIAGLEEHNYIFVTDKYAEFYPRNMTRIISNVTQRYSIVQQSDTERLVTSSMLDTLAWHNRQNWNTSYLTYVDEPIYNVQISMYFKKHSILRSIFDDRIKRLGAAGITSHIGEKHVKKQFQVMNANSQRLPAISSNMLRGLYMLYAMLMTIAFTQFALELLTKRAPSVRRAMDWMHYVGPK